A window from Actimicrobium sp. CCC2.4 encodes these proteins:
- a CDS encoding transglutaminase-like domain-containing protein: MDRRTFLKTTAIASAVSVIPFGQAAFATEGPWRTFDVTTRVELNSTGAASVWLPIPTVNTDYQKVLETTFKTADGKAQIVQDAKYGAGILVAEFSGGGKPVVEVTTRIMTRDRRVDLTAAPNNEQLDPAERKLALAATDLLPTDGIVLSTAQDITRGAKTDMAKAQALYDWVVDNTRRDAKVRGCGVGDIKAMLESNNLGGKCGDLNALYVGLARSVGIPARDVYGVRVADSRLGYKSLGKSGDITKAQHCRAEVYLAGYGWVPVDPADVRKVVLEEGGGLPLTDVKVEAARKRLFGSWEMNWMAFNYAHDVQLPGDKKGAIGFFMYPNAMIIEDGKAARVDSLDPDNFKYQITSLEITG; the protein is encoded by the coding sequence ATGGATCGTCGTACCTTCCTTAAAACTACCGCCATTGCCTCGGCCGTCTCCGTCATCCCGTTCGGCCAGGCAGCATTTGCCACCGAAGGTCCGTGGCGCACGTTCGACGTGACGACCCGCGTCGAACTCAACAGCACCGGCGCAGCGAGCGTCTGGTTGCCGATCCCGACTGTCAATACCGATTATCAGAAAGTCCTGGAGACCACCTTCAAGACCGCCGACGGCAAGGCGCAGATCGTGCAGGACGCCAAATACGGTGCCGGTATCCTGGTGGCCGAATTCAGTGGTGGCGGCAAGCCGGTCGTCGAAGTCACCACCCGCATCATGACGCGTGATCGCCGTGTTGACCTTACCGCCGCACCGAATAACGAACAACTCGATCCTGCCGAACGCAAGCTGGCACTGGCTGCGACCGACCTGCTGCCGACCGATGGCATCGTGCTCTCGACAGCGCAGGACATCACCAGGGGAGCGAAGACTGACATGGCCAAGGCCCAGGCCTTGTACGACTGGGTCGTCGACAATACCCGCCGCGATGCCAAGGTGCGCGGTTGTGGTGTTGGCGATATCAAGGCGATGCTCGAATCAAATAACCTCGGCGGCAAGTGCGGCGACCTCAATGCTTTGTATGTCGGGCTGGCCCGTTCGGTCGGCATTCCGGCGCGGGATGTCTATGGCGTGCGCGTCGCTGACTCACGGCTGGGCTACAAATCGCTCGGCAAGTCAGGCGACATCACCAAGGCGCAGCATTGCCGCGCTGAAGTCTATCTGGCCGGTTACGGCTGGGTGCCGGTCGATCCGGCCGACGTGCGCAAGGTTGTGCTCGAAGAAGGCGGCGGCTTGCCTCTGACCGACGTAAAAGTCGAGGCGGCCCGCAAGCGCTTGTTCGGTTCGTGGGAAATGAACTGGATGGCCTTCAATTACGCCCACGACGTGCAGCTGCCCGGCGACAAAAAAGGCGCGATCGGCTTCTTCATGTATCCGAACGCGATGATCATCGAAGACGGCAAGGCGGCCCGCGTCGACAGCCTCGATCCGGACAACTTCAAGTACCAGATCACGTCACTTGAAATCACCGGCTGA
- a CDS encoding TlpA disulfide reductase family protein has translation MRTSLRTLLLAAMTWLALVAAPAVQAQASWMAFSGQGQPPMPLLLDDLDGKPVDLASLKGQVVVVNFWATWCDGCKAEIPALNRLQQRFKDRKLHILGINIGEGKARIGQFTQRIPIQYTILRDADSVAMKAWHVRIMPTTFLIDKQGRLRYELVGEADWDDPVIQAPVLDLLK, from the coding sequence ATGCGCACCTCATTACGAACGCTGCTGCTGGCGGCGATGACCTGGCTGGCATTGGTGGCGGCACCGGCGGTGCAGGCACAAGCCAGCTGGATGGCGTTTTCCGGCCAGGGCCAGCCGCCTATGCCGCTGCTGCTCGATGACCTTGACGGCAAGCCGGTTGATCTCGCGAGCCTCAAGGGCCAGGTGGTAGTGGTGAATTTCTGGGCTACCTGGTGTGATGGCTGTAAAGCAGAAATCCCGGCGCTGAACCGCCTGCAGCAACGCTTCAAGGACCGCAAGCTACATATCCTCGGCATCAACATCGGTGAAGGCAAGGCGCGCATCGGCCAGTTCACCCAGCGCATCCCGATCCAGTACACCATTCTGCGGGACGCCGATTCGGTCGCCATGAAAGCCTGGCACGTGCGCATCATGCCGACCACCTTCCTGATCGACAAGCAGGGCCGGCTGCGCTACGAGCTGGTCGGCGAAGCCGATTGGGACGACCCCGTAATTCAGGCACCTGTCCTCGACCTCTTGAAATAG
- the egtD gene encoding L-histidine N(alpha)-methyltransferase has translation MAQFIQRFHADKSAIRDELLSGLQEPQAITSPKYLYDALGSKLFEAICELPEYYPTRTEAAIFDAHADEIAASVGRGRTLVDLGAGNCAKAARLFPVLQPAHYVPIDISVDFLRDSVDTLQQRFPAMEITALGVDFSAPFALPDHVGPAQRLFFYPGSSIGNFAPADATAFLARLAQAGDNDGGLLISVDLVKAKPLLDAAYDDALGVTASFNLNLLNHLNTVLEADFNVRGWQHVAFFNTDQSRIEMHLEAKAAQTVRWRGGQRHFAAGERIHTENSYKYTAAGFAALLERAGFTLQQSWTDPQGWFMVCHAKASGNRP, from the coding sequence TTGGCCCAATTCATCCAGCGTTTTCACGCCGACAAATCTGCCATCCGCGATGAACTGCTGTCCGGTTTGCAAGAGCCGCAAGCCATCACCTCGCCCAAATATCTGTATGACGCGCTTGGCTCGAAACTGTTCGAAGCCATCTGCGAACTGCCCGAGTACTACCCGACCCGCACCGAAGCGGCGATCTTCGACGCCCACGCCGACGAGATCGCTGCCTCGGTCGGTCGCGGCCGCACACTGGTCGATCTTGGTGCCGGTAATTGCGCCAAGGCGGCGCGGTTGTTTCCGGTGTTGCAACCGGCGCATTACGTGCCTATCGATATTTCCGTCGACTTCCTGCGCGACTCGGTCGATACCTTGCAACAGCGTTTTCCGGCGATGGAAATCACCGCGCTGGGGGTCGATTTTTCGGCACCGTTTGCCTTGCCTGACCATGTCGGTCCGGCGCAGCGCCTGTTTTTTTATCCCGGCTCATCAATCGGCAATTTTGCGCCCGCGGACGCTACGGCGTTCCTCGCCCGGCTGGCGCAGGCCGGTGACAATGACGGCGGTCTGCTGATCAGTGTTGATCTGGTCAAGGCCAAGCCATTGCTCGATGCCGCGTACGACGACGCGCTCGGTGTCACTGCCTCGTTCAACCTGAACCTGCTCAACCACCTCAACACGGTACTTGAGGCCGACTTCAATGTACGCGGCTGGCAGCATGTCGCCTTTTTTAATACCGACCAGAGCCGTATCGAAATGCACCTCGAGGCGAAGGCTGCACAGACGGTGCGCTGGCGCGGTGGCCAGCGTCACTTCGCCGCCGGCGAGCGCATCCATACCGAGAACAGCTACAAATACACGGCCGCAGGTTTTGCCGCCTTGCTCGAGCGCGCCGGCTTCACGCTGCAGCAGAGCTGGACGGATCCGCAGGGCTGGTTCATGGTGTGTCACGCGAAGGCCAGCGGAAACCGGCCATGA
- the egtB gene encoding ergothioneine biosynthesis protein EgtB codes for MNAPAELARQQPAEALAAQFAAVRAHTVALAAPLSPEDACVQSMPDASPAKWHLAHTTWFFETFILERFEAGFQPHHPAFRVLFNSYYNGIGDKHGRAQRGLITRPSLAAVLAYRVAVDARVSAVLMAPSPELAALVRLGLQHEQQHQELLLTDLKHLLSMNPLHPAYAPGAALPPACRAPLDWHQVEAGIVGIGGDDDGFCFDNERPRHRQFVEGFALATTLVSNADYLAFIDAGGYADSALWLSEGWDWVCQNALTQPLYWQRSDTGWREFTLRGLQPLDLQCPAIHLSYFEADAYARWAGARLPTEAQWESAVQSAGPDRFDDLFGACWQWTSSSYAPYPGFVTADGALGEYNGKFMVNQYVLRGGSCVTPEGHARSTYRNFFPATARWQFSGVRLAK; via the coding sequence ATGAACGCGCCGGCCGAATTGGCCCGGCAGCAGCCGGCAGAAGCACTGGCCGCGCAGTTTGCGGCAGTGCGCGCGCACACGGTCGCACTGGCCGCACCGCTCTCGCCCGAAGACGCGTGCGTGCAATCGATGCCCGATGCCAGTCCGGCCAAATGGCATCTGGCGCATACGACCTGGTTTTTCGAGACCTTCATTCTGGAGCGCTTCGAAGCTGGTTTTCAGCCGCATCATCCGGCCTTTCGCGTACTGTTCAATTCGTATTACAACGGCATCGGTGACAAGCATGGGCGGGCGCAGCGCGGCCTGATCACGCGGCCGTCGCTGGCTGCGGTGCTGGCGTATCGCGTGGCTGTCGATGCGCGGGTTAGTGCCGTGCTGATGGCACCATCGCCCGAGCTGGCCGCGCTGGTGCGGCTTGGATTGCAGCACGAACAGCAGCATCAGGAATTGCTGCTCACCGACCTCAAGCATTTGCTGTCGATGAATCCGCTGCATCCGGCGTATGCACCCGGGGCAGCGTTACCGCCGGCGTGTCGTGCACCGCTTGACTGGCATCAGGTCGAGGCCGGCATTGTCGGGATCGGAGGCGATGACGACGGGTTTTGTTTCGACAATGAACGGCCGCGCCACCGGCAATTCGTCGAAGGATTTGCGCTGGCCACCACGCTGGTCAGCAATGCCGACTATCTGGCATTTATCGATGCCGGCGGGTACGCCGATTCTGCGTTGTGGCTTTCGGAAGGCTGGGACTGGGTCTGTCAAAACGCGCTGACGCAGCCGCTGTACTGGCAGCGCAGCGACACGGGCTGGCGCGAGTTCACCTTGCGTGGACTGCAGCCACTGGACTTGCAGTGCCCGGCGATTCACTTGTCGTATTTTGAAGCCGACGCTTACGCGCGCTGGGCCGGTGCGCGTTTGCCGACCGAAGCGCAATGGGAATCGGCGGTGCAATCAGCCGGCCCCGACCGCTTCGATGACCTGTTCGGCGCGTGCTGGCAATGGACTTCGAGTAGCTATGCGCCGTATCCGGGTTTCGTCACCGCCGACGGCGCGCTGGGCGAATACAACGGCAAGTTCATGGTCAACCAGTACGTGTTGCGCGGCGGCTCGTGCGTCACGCCGGAAGGGCACGCGCGCAGCACCTATCGCAACTTCTTCCCTGCCACGGCGCGCTGGCAATTCAGCGGTGTGCGTTTGGCGAAGTAG